One genomic segment of Terriglobales bacterium includes these proteins:
- a CDS encoding VWA domain-containing protein, with protein MYRESVSSEFGRPAGAVCAAIIIFFLAGVPRAVAQATDTTHIDAYLKAITQANTNSRLSALERFAAGAPTSNLKMDALEWIVWDEEQTHNDAAAAKWARELLTSDPDNALALAVLTAHQQRPTVAVRHAASTRRTAEEDPVQRGLLSLGRLRRPEGMSFDEFSRLRQYSQATLAAAAGSEALERKDYSLARELLGQAVAASPNDPRLVYALALADLSGDKPNRQQGYWLLARAVNLSGGPAAARDVEQFGRKKYKEDGGSDRDWEQYLANTAAPGASAAATVVATAKTAQVASANVSKPALSGTKAHGSKTRATPASVSRTGWKGEPEPPAESTAAANSLPPISSEAAFPRRTGPPVSLGILLETSTTRKGTRQAIVNSLSDLVRRLGPEDEAFILSFSNDLVFEEDLTGDAKRLEKALDQIKPHPGTALLDAAGFAAGHLRRIAKNDSRVLLVISDGKNASSRIPTLASSAEIRASGVKIYCIGVDVNGDEGIYRLQGLASATGGTAAFITAPNQFRAAAQQVAGHIGIRFDY; from the coding sequence ATGTACCGCGAGAGCGTAAGCTCCGAGTTCGGCCGCCCTGCCGGCGCCGTCTGCGCGGCGATCATCATTTTTTTCCTGGCCGGCGTACCGCGAGCTGTCGCGCAGGCCACCGATACCACGCATATTGACGCTTACCTGAAAGCGATCACGCAGGCCAATACGAACAGCCGCCTGTCCGCCCTGGAGCGATTCGCTGCCGGCGCGCCGACCAGCAATTTGAAAATGGACGCGTTGGAGTGGATTGTCTGGGACGAAGAGCAGACGCACAATGACGCGGCCGCGGCGAAGTGGGCGCGGGAGTTGCTGACGAGCGATCCCGATAATGCCCTGGCACTCGCGGTCTTGACGGCCCATCAACAACGGCCGACGGTTGCGGTGCGGCACGCAGCGTCCACGCGCCGCACGGCCGAGGAAGATCCTGTACAGCGCGGATTATTGAGCCTTGGCCGCTTGCGGCGTCCAGAGGGCATGAGCTTCGACGAGTTTTCGCGTTTGCGGCAGTATTCGCAGGCGACGTTGGCGGCGGCGGCGGGATCGGAGGCGCTGGAGCGAAAGGATTATTCCCTCGCCAGGGAATTGCTCGGGCAGGCGGTCGCAGCCTCGCCTAATGATCCGCGCCTGGTATATGCGCTGGCGCTTGCCGACTTGTCGGGAGACAAACCGAACCGGCAGCAGGGATATTGGCTGCTGGCGCGCGCAGTGAACCTGTCGGGAGGACCTGCGGCGGCACGCGACGTCGAGCAGTTTGGCAGGAAAAAATACAAGGAAGATGGCGGCAGCGATCGCGATTGGGAGCAGTACCTGGCTAACACCGCGGCGCCGGGAGCGAGTGCGGCCGCCACCGTGGTTGCGACCGCGAAGACGGCGCAAGTTGCTTCGGCGAATGTTTCGAAACCTGCGTTGTCGGGGACTAAGGCACACGGGTCGAAGACACGCGCCACACCGGCTTCGGTGTCCCGCACGGGATGGAAAGGCGAACCGGAGCCGCCGGCTGAATCCACTGCTGCCGCCAATTCGTTGCCGCCGATCTCTTCCGAGGCAGCTTTCCCGAGACGCACCGGTCCACCGGTGTCCCTCGGCATTCTGCTGGAGACCTCGACGACTCGCAAAGGCACGCGGCAAGCCATCGTCAATAGTCTCAGCGACCTTGTCCGACGCCTCGGCCCGGAAGATGAAGCTTTCATTCTCTCGTTCAGCAACGACCTGGTCTTCGAGGAAGATTTAACCGGCGACGCGAAGCGCCTGGAGAAGGCGCTCGACCAGATCAAGCCGCATCCGGGCACGGCATTGCTCGACGCTGCCGGCTTTGCTGCCGGACACCTGCGTCGCATCGCGAAAAACGACAGCCGTGTCCTGCTGGTGATCTCCGACGGCAAGAACGCCAGTAGCCGTATTCCCACACTCGCCTCGTCGGCGGAAATCCGTGCCAGCGGCGTGAAAATCTATTGCATCGGCGTGGACGTGAACGGAGATGAAGGCATATATCGCCTGCAAGGGCTGGCATCGGCAACCGGCGGAACGGCGGCGTTCATTACCGCGCCCAACCAGTTCCGCGCCGCCGCCCAGCAGGTGGCGGGGCATATCGGCATTCGATTTGACTATTGA
- a CDS encoding CBS domain-containing protein, producing MGLLHLCDEQPATVRPETSASAAIQLMLDHRVGAVTVLDDDAVVAGVFTERDVLRKLALSGKDPAKTPVAELMTTPVVLATPDTSPGEAFSIMMERHFRHLPIVDDRGRLVGMLSIRNLLQWRVDELTDRLDTMEQYITNDAMGG from the coding sequence ATGGGCTTACTCCATCTTTGTGACGAGCAGCCGGCCACCGTCCGTCCGGAAACCAGCGCCTCCGCAGCCATCCAGCTCATGCTCGATCACCGCGTTGGAGCAGTCACCGTGCTGGATGACGATGCCGTCGTCGCCGGGGTCTTCACCGAACGCGATGTCTTGCGCAAACTTGCCCTGAGCGGCAAGGATCCGGCAAAAACTCCGGTCGCCGAACTGATGACTACGCCGGTCGTGCTGGCTACCCCGGACACGTCGCCAGGCGAGGCATTTTCCATCATGATGGAGCGCCACTTCCGGCACCTCCCCATTGTTGACGACCGCGGCCGCCTGGTCGGCATGCTCTCCATTCGCAATTTGCTCCAGTGGCGCGTCGATGAGCTTACTGATCGCCTCGACACCATGGAGCAGTACATCACCAACGACGCCATGGGGGGATAA